The sequence TAGGCTTAGCTCAAAGTTCAGCACTTGGGGAGCAAACAATTCCAAATGAGTTTAACCAATATTACTGCCTCATCATGACCACATATTGATAGACAGTGATATAGATTAACTCTGCAGAATGGTTAAGTACTACAAAAATATATGTGACTGATAACTAATTAGCATTTCCTGTCTTTAACATCCAATCCAGACCACAATGATGACTTTTTATACTCATGATGTCTAACAAAAAATTTTGGGTGCTCACTTTTAATGCACCCTACCCACATTTTCCAAATATCAATAGCCCCATATGCTGTCATCTTTCTAGGCCCAGGCCTACAAGTCAGTAAAGCATAGAGCAGGACATTTATGACTTCCTCCCCTTACATGGATTTAAGCTTTAGTACTGTTTTGCAGATGCTTATAAAGTTGAAAAATTGGCCTGTGTTAGTAACAGAACTGGGATGAACTCCACCATGTCAATGAGCCACTGGTTCTCAGCATTATTGTTCCATAATATAAACTTACTTAAATTCTGGGTTGATATTCACATGATGAGTTCCTACCACAACCCGTATATCACTCCCGTAGGCGACAGCAGCAGGGCAGTTTCGACAATCCATCTGGACGTCTGAGGCTGAGAACTTCTTTTTGCTCTCTTCTTTGGCTTGCTTCATCATACGTTCTGTCAGAGATTCCCTCTGCAGATGTTTAATCTGGACCAGGAACCAATACATTAATGTCATAACCGCATAATAAAGCATAATAACTAGATTGATGTATTGCCCACCTTTTCCTGATATTCTCTTTCTGGAATATTTTGCACATATTTTATAGCTTGGTTCATCAGATCCTCCAAAGATTCATTGGTCATTTCTCTTTGACTCTCTCTCCCTCCAGATTTGGCCAAAAATGAGTAGCAGCTATCctcagctctggctctgcctctggCCTAAGAATAACCCCCATGAGTGTCAGTGTGAATAAAATGGAGTAGTGCTAAGCCTAAAGATAAGGAATACAATCTAAAATAAAAAGCTTTACCTGCACCATTGATATTTCATTGGTCATTAGCCCGTACCGAACAACAATGTTACATTCAGGGATGTCGAAGCCCTCCTCAGCAACGCTGGTTGAGATTAGCAAATTCAGAAAACCTTTACGAAACTTTTGGATAACATCTTTCTGCTCGTTCTGGAAATGTGAGGAGGAAATAACACTTTAAAATCCCCTACAACTTGTGGAGCACTATATGAAtactcaaaaatgttttttttattacatctaAGTGGTGATGTTAACCAATCTACGTTCCATCGAGAATCGTTTAACTAGTGGGAAGAGAATGGACTGAGATTATCCATTCTGAGAAGACATAAAATGGAACCCTATATTTTACTGTGAAGATTACTTAGAAATGTAGTTGGTTATACAGTTGGCAGACCTAGAGTATATTCTATGTAGAGGACGATGAATTCCTCAACACTAGTGTTCTTGAGCTTAGGTCCATCTGTTAATTAAAGAAAATGTGGTCCTTGCTACCACCCTTATAGATCAGTGATATGAGAAACCTAAAATTggtagtaaaacattttttttcttgatttcCTGTTATATTTTTACCTGTGTCATATGTTTGCTTTGATTGCTGCCTGCTCCAGTTAAGATTGCAGCTTTGATGTTTAGACCTTTTAGAGATTCATTGCTGTTGATCCACTGAAGCAGATAGGTGGTACTTTGTCGTGTACAGGTGAAAATTAAACCACGGGAATTGGAGGAGCTCTGGAAATGTTTCTCCAAAATCTCTTCCAGCCTCTTCAACTTAGGGTTTTCATATTCAATGTTACTAGACAATTCTAAAAGTTCATTACTGTTACCTGCGTGAAGAAGATAGATGAAGATATGATTTAGGATGAATTATGTTGAGGACAATGGTTATATTAATGTAGACTTTCGCCTCTGTTCACATCAGACTTTCCATTTTCTGCTctattataaataaatacatacatacattttggaCCTAATCATTATGGTCAGCTGTCTCATTTCAACAATAGTCTGACCCACAGTCCAGAACTTGCTCTTATGCATCTCACGTGTGTCTGATTTTTGACTACAGGATCATATCCTGACCAATCATATCCCTTGTTGCAGATTGCTTTCCCTTCCCTGCACTTAATTTTTCTTTGTATGCCCTTCTATGTATAATTTCTACCCAATATAACACACACTACTCCTGCTTGTAAGTTCTGAAATTGAGAAACTCATTACAAGCAGAGTGCCGGGGAGACAGGCTGAAGCTGCATCTGTGAACAAACCAAAAAGTTTTTCTCAGCCCATATCCATCCCAAAGCTGCATCTCACaggactacatacagattatgtgCGGATAAAAATAATACGTGACTATACCACTATCTTTGAGTAAATTATCAAAAAAATATCCCATTTGCCACATTAATAACTGATCTTGCCAAAGTGGAATTTggtatagaaaaaaaacaaatgccaCAATGTACAAATGATGGAATGAAGTCAACTGACCAGGCTCTAAATGTACATATTTAGCTGATCAAAGTCAGTTTTTTTGGAAATATACCAGTCAGTGTTTCCCAAAATATCCCAGTGCCCATATGTCAAAGCAATGGAACCCCCACGTtgaattacatattttttaatatttcataatATTATGATAATTCATACCATTGAATAACCTGTAAAGGAAGACATCGGTTTCATCTCTGGAATCTTTTACAAATTTCTCCAAAATATAGAATTCCTCCAAAAAGTCATAAGCATCCTTCATTCTTACTGTGTCATGAAGGAAGAGAGCATCATTGTATTTGCGGAGGTGCATTGCACACGTTCGTTTCCTCCGGTCCACAGTTTCAGCTCCTAAAATAAGCCGACATTGTCACATTTCCATTGTTGATTGTTATACATCTAATTTTATGCCATTGTACGACTTCTAAATAAAAAGTACCAAAAACTAAggccaaaaaaaaactgaaattgctGGTTCTTGCAACAAttgcaaaatatttaaaaattaaataaacatgAAATGTGTTCTCTCTAAACGGATTCATTtatatattaaagaaaatctgccatttaattctatgcattatgaaccaaacatacattgagaatgctgtagctagacTAATgtataaacatatcttgtttaatccctgtactgagaggttttgctgaaaaagctattaaaaaattatgataatgaggctctatcgcctcctgtggctgctcaagggcttctcctcttacccttattatgcactgcttcagagagtgttgtccctgacagacagaagtaatcaatcgctgcaccatcccccagctgctgtgtattagtgatccagctcaggttgattagtcccgtCTGGGCAGTccaggaagctctgtgtgtaaAGTGTTAATGCAGGCACCaagctttcccaaggccctgaattttataaaaattttttagcaaaaccacttggttcagggattaaacaagatatgtttctgcttcaatgtagctacagaattctcaaggtatatttggttcacaatgcataataaCAAATGGTCGGTTTCCTTTAGTTCAAcatttgtatatatacagtatgttatagcAATATATCAAACAAAATAAACTCACCGTGTTTTTCCATTTCCACTACTTTTTGTTCGTACATTTGGGTGCCAAAATCCGTGTTGAATTCATGTTCGCCAAGATACTGGTGTATGGTGGTCATGAGCTCTTTCAACTTATCTCCAAATGGATCCTAGACCAGTTAAATAAATGGTTAAATATTAGAACACAACTTGCAAAATTCTTACATAACTCGGCTGTAACACACAAAAGAATAATGACACTGCAATCGTAACCTTCTTAAAggctgtcaggcttctggggtagtgaaccccctggaccaccgtggacgatgacacaagccgacacctgggacccaaatctaagtggcacctggttttcaccagagccagccacaAAGCGGgtgggacttgctgcggcgtagtaccaccaggtcgttccacaggtgcgactttgtccacggtggcagccaaggcgaggtacagagtcagaaggcaagttTGAGGTCAGGGATAggctggaggtcaagacaggcggcaaatgttcagggtcagagacagagcagaaagtcagggctggcagcggagcagcttaaacgggaacaggtccggggtcacaacgggagatcaatACACGGGAATAGAGCATGGGTACAATCCTTCTCTTAGGCATATAacacgaagatccagcagggaagccTTTTATCTAATTccaggaagtggccagcaccaatcccctaggagacggggacacacACGCTGGGAAGCAGAtgagagcaggagcgtggagagttgAGTAATGCCGGGGGAGCAGGCGtcgcggagaggggcacgggtgcgcctgcgagcCAGAAAGTGGGTCGCAGGAGTACCCGTGACAAAGGCTTTGTTCACATTCACATATTTCTCTGATTCCAGGCATCACATTCTATATGTAATGAAGAAAACTACTTTGATAATAGTCTTGATTTTATGTTTATGTCTTGTAACTATGCTGCTCCAAAAAATTCCAGAAATATTAttctaatataaaaatattaccttATCCCTTTCCGGGACCAAGTCATATTGTTTAATAGGCTGCTTAACTTTAGCTTCAAGGTCCTTGATTGATATCTGAGGTGACATTATCCGCCATGTGTCAAGATTTGCACAGATCTGGAAAACATTTAACTTTTGAGATACAGAATAATATTGTAGAGTTTAATGTTCTAATAGACAAGTATATTCAGTCTCACCATCAAAATGTGGTCTACAGCTTTCTCAAATGTGCTAGCTCCACCTGTTCCTGGGGACGCCGTCAGTCCTAGAATTTGTGGCAGCTTTCTGTGTCCAGTGAATTTTTTCTGAAGGTATACTTCCATTAGCTTGTTATATATGGCATCTTTCTGGGTGTGG comes from Engystomops pustulosus chromosome 6, aEngPut4.maternal, whole genome shotgun sequence and encodes:
- the DHX58 gene encoding ATP-dependent RNA helicase DHX58, whose translation is MELRDYQWEVIGPALEGKNIIIWLPTGTGKTRAALYVAMRHLEMQSNAKVAMIVNKVHLVHQHYSKEFQPHLKDKFKIIPISGDSETKCFFANFVKDSDIVICTAQILYNALQSDSEEKHVELTDFTLLIIDECHHTQKDAIYNKLMEVYLQKKFTGHRKLPQILGLTASPGTGGASTFEKAVDHILMICANLDTWRIMSPQISIKDLEAKVKQPIKQYDLVPERDKDPFGDKLKELMTTIHQYLGEHEFNTDFGTQMYEQKVVEMEKHGAETVDRRKRTCAMHLRKYNDALFLHDTVRMKDAYDFLEEFYILEKFVKDSRDETDVFLYRLFNGNSNELLELSSNIEYENPKLKRLEEILEKHFQSSSNSRGLIFTCTRQSTTYLLQWINSNESLKGLNIKAAILTGAGSNQSKHMTQNEQKDVIQKFRKGFLNLLISTSVAEEGFDIPECNIVVRYGLMTNEISMVQARGRARAEDSCYSFLAKSGGRESQREMTNESLEDLMNQAIKYVQNIPEREYQEKIKHLQRESLTERMMKQAKEESKKKFSASDVQMDCRNCPAAVAYGSDIRVVVGTHHVNINPEFKVYYEEYTEPVDLGKKMEEWVPGGAIRCHFCKENWGMMMIYRGMTSLPILNIKNFVLKTPEGRQTCKKWKAVPFHVERFNFSSYNKGYFSDSDDE